In one window of Saprospiraceae bacterium DNA:
- a CDS encoding Uma2 family endonuclease, with amino-acid sequence MPAITSLSQLDPEGTYTYADYLTWKIQERVELLRGKIRQMAAPNRAHQGISSNLQHFFSNALWKSPCQVYSAPFDVRLTRFNKLKNKEVATVVQPDLCVICDPDKLDARGCIGAPDLVIEILLPGNSQTEMKDKFDLYEEAGVREYWLVHPGERSVQIFQLNENGRYIGLRPYISGDTVTTPVVPGMEVPLADVFDI; translated from the coding sequence ATGCCTGCTATCACATCGCTCAGCCAACTGGACCCCGAAGGCACATACACCTACGCGGATTACCTCACTTGGAAAATTCAGGAGCGCGTGGAATTGCTGCGCGGTAAAATCCGCCAGATGGCCGCGCCCAATCGGGCGCACCAGGGCATCAGCAGCAACCTGCAACATTTTTTTTCAAATGCGCTCTGGAAAAGCCCTTGCCAAGTGTATTCCGCCCCCTTCGACGTACGCCTCACCCGCTTCAACAAACTGAAAAACAAGGAGGTGGCCACGGTCGTCCAACCCGATCTCTGTGTGATTTGCGACCCGGATAAATTGGACGCACGCGGCTGCATCGGCGCGCCCGACCTCGTGATCGAAATCCTCTTGCCCGGCAACAGCCAAACGGAAATGAAAGACAAATTCGACCTATACGAGGAAGCCGGGGTGCGCGAGTACTGGCTCGTACACCCCGGCGAACGCAGCGTGCAAATTTTTCAACTCAACGAAAACGGCCGCTACATCGGCCTGCGCCCCTACATCTCGGGCGATACCGTGACCACCCCTGTCGTGCCCGGCATGGAGGTGCCCCTCGCCGATGTGTTCGACATTTAA
- a CDS encoding restriction endonuclease subunit S gives MVEGFKHTEIGTIPIDWEVKTLGEVGEVRMCRRVFNHETKEQGEIPFFKIGTFGKEPDAYISKKLYDNYRQRFSFPKKGDILISAAGTIGRTLIYDGSPSYYQDSNIVWIENNETLIPNEFLFHILQVVKYSTEGGTIQRLYNSILRNTKFTCPPTKAEQTAIATALNDADALIQKLEQLIAKKRNIKTGAMQELLTGKKRLNGFTDDWISEPLLNLCWFQEGPGLRNWQFTKFGIKVINVTNLENGFLNLDRTDRYISLEEFNRMYKHFEIDEDDIVVASSGNSYGKVAVVRKRDLPLLMNTSVIRFKPLKNLDYNFLHEFLKSKYFKEQIDLLITGGAQPNFGPAHLKKIIVKLPKTKTEQNAIAQILSDMDNEIQELEMQLEKYKMMKQGMMQVLLTGKIRLNYDS, from the coding sequence ATGGTAGAAGGATTTAAACATACAGAAATTGGCACTATTCCTATTGATTGGGAAGTGAAAACTCTTGGTGAGGTTGGTGAAGTCCGTATGTGCAGAAGGGTTTTTAACCATGAAACAAAAGAGCAAGGTGAAATTCCATTTTTCAAAATTGGGACTTTCGGAAAAGAACCAGATGCCTACATAAGCAAAAAATTATACGATAATTACCGACAGCGTTTTTCATTTCCGAAAAAGGGTGATATTCTTATTTCGGCAGCAGGAACTATCGGTAGGACTTTGATTTACGATGGAAGCCCTTCATATTATCAGGACTCAAACATCGTTTGGATTGAAAATAATGAAACACTCATCCCCAATGAGTTTCTTTTTCATATTCTGCAAGTTGTAAAATACAGCACAGAAGGTGGAACAATACAAAGGTTATACAACAGTATCCTAAGGAATACAAAGTTTACTTGTCCCCCCACCAAAGCCGAGCAAACCGCCATTGCCACCGCTTTAAATGATGCCGATGCACTCATTCAAAAATTAGAACAACTCATTGCCAAAAAGCGAAACATCAAAACAGGGGCAATGCAGGAGTTGCTGACTGGTAAGAAAAGACTGAATGGATTTACAGATGATTGGATTAGTGAACCACTTCTAAATTTATGTTGGTTTCAAGAAGGTCCCGGTTTAAGAAATTGGCAATTCACGAAGTTTGGTATCAAAGTAATTAATGTAACAAATCTTGAAAACGGTTTCTTAAACCTTGACAGAACGGATAGATATATCTCTCTTGAAGAATTTAATAGAATGTATAAACATTTTGAAATTGATGAAGACGATATAGTAGTTGCAAGTTCTGGAAATAGTTATGGTAAAGTAGCAGTTGTGAGAAAAAGAGATTTGCCACTATTAATGAACACCAGTGTAATAAGATTTAAGCCATTAAAAAACCTTGATTACAATTTTTTGCATGAGTTTTTGAAATCGAAATATTTCAAAGAGCAAATTGACTTATTAATAACTGGTGGTGCTCAACCGAATTTTGGTCCTGCTCATTTGAAGAAAATAATTGTTAAACTGCCAAAGACAAAAACAGAGCAAAATGCTATTGCCCAAATCCTTTCCGACATGGACAATGAAATTCAGGAATTGGAAATGCAATTGGAGAAATACAAAATGATGAAGCAAGGCATGATGCAGGTGCTGCTGACGGGGAAAATACGTCTGAATTATGATTCGTAG
- a CDS encoding TonB-dependent receptor — MKIFLILFPVLLCSALAPTLYAQAPGSGVTVHGNVQDAQTKAALPYLTLVLKTEKDSAFVAGTLTDEAGAFTFSGLKKGTYLLEAGLLGYQPLRKRVLVGELSAYLDLGALAMLEDSKALGEVVVTAKADEVSGKMDKKTFTVADNISQSGGSVLQAMSNLPGVTVGQDGKVQLRGSDKVAVLIDGKQTALTGYGSQTGLDNLPASALERIEIINNPTAKYDANASAGIINLVFKKQEQQGFNGKIGMMAGAGALWVKRENLPTIRPQYQGTPKLNPSFSVNYRKQATNVFLQGDWLYAPTLNKNEFSTRTYDDGTVIFQQVKRNRRTDYATAKTGIDHTFNARNTLSVSGLFNREKILDNGDNPYFEGNLENRYRLWQFLEDEVKYTAFGTAVFTHKFRQPGHTLLLTGNYSFHREDEQYFFTNTLPAFTGQDAFKLLSDEHVWDFNVDYTKPLRQGRLEAGFKGRYRSIPVNMQFFPGENSPLDTGAGGWANYYEKIPALYGNYVFESEKIELEGGLRVEYVQVDYQVNPDHNTYKSDGYRYFQPFPNLRAAYKFDERHKISLFFNRRVDRPNEVDIRIFPKYDEPELIKVGNPTLRPQFTTSVELGYKTTWARGSFYAAAYHRMIEGTITRIATQVPGSVLLYNVFQNAGRSWNTGGEFVWQQTVSKRLSLSANANVYRNTFGAFSVVNQYPVPTTYSAKQQQLVSGNFKLNAAVKLPGNWETQISSVYLAPDLLPQGRIGSRYALDLGLKKSIQQGKGELVLNATDLLNTMQIRKTIEGTNFRLESTDYLETQVVRVGYSRKF; from the coding sequence ATGAAAATTTTCCTGATTTTATTCCCAGTCCTGCTGTGCTCGGCCCTTGCGCCCACCTTGTACGCCCAAGCGCCGGGCAGCGGCGTGACGGTGCACGGCAACGTGCAGGACGCACAGACCAAAGCCGCCTTGCCCTACCTCACCCTGGTGCTGAAAACCGAAAAAGACAGCGCCTTTGTGGCCGGAACCCTCACCGACGAAGCCGGCGCCTTCACCTTTTCGGGGCTGAAAAAAGGCACCTACCTGCTCGAGGCTGGCCTGCTGGGCTATCAGCCCTTGCGCAAACGGGTATTGGTGGGCGAACTGAGCGCCTACCTTGACTTGGGCGCGTTGGCCATGCTGGAAGATTCCAAAGCGCTCGGCGAAGTCGTCGTCACCGCCAAGGCCGACGAGGTGTCGGGCAAGATGGACAAAAAAACCTTCACCGTGGCCGACAACATCAGTCAGTCGGGCGGCTCGGTACTGCAGGCCATGTCCAATCTGCCGGGCGTGACCGTCGGGCAAGACGGCAAGGTGCAGTTGCGCGGCAGCGACAAAGTGGCCGTTTTGATTGACGGAAAACAGACCGCCCTCACCGGCTACGGCTCCCAAACCGGCCTCGACAACCTGCCCGCCTCGGCGCTGGAGCGCATCGAAATCATCAACAACCCCACGGCCAAGTACGATGCCAATGCCAGTGCGGGCATCATCAACCTCGTTTTCAAAAAACAGGAACAGCAGGGGTTCAACGGCAAAATCGGCATGATGGCCGGCGCCGGCGCCCTCTGGGTCAAGCGCGAAAACCTGCCCACCATCCGACCGCAGTACCAAGGGACACCCAAACTGAACCCCTCTTTTTCCGTCAATTACCGCAAGCAGGCCACCAACGTCTTTTTGCAGGGCGACTGGCTGTATGCTCCCACCCTGAACAAAAACGAGTTCTCCACCCGCACCTACGACGACGGGACGGTCATCTTCCAGCAGGTGAAGCGCAACCGCCGCACCGACTATGCCACGGCCAAAACAGGCATTGACCACACCTTCAACGCCCGCAACACCCTGAGCGTGTCGGGGCTGTTCAACCGCGAAAAAATCCTCGACAACGGCGACAACCCCTACTTCGAGGGCAACCTCGAGAACCGCTACCGCCTGTGGCAGTTCCTCGAAGACGAGGTGAAGTACACCGCCTTTGGCACGGCGGTTTTTACCCACAAGTTCCGGCAGCCGGGGCACACGCTCCTGCTCACCGGCAACTATTCCTTTCACCGGGAAGACGAACAGTACTTTTTCACCAACACCCTGCCGGCATTCACCGGGCAGGATGCCTTCAAATTGCTCTCCGACGAACACGTCTGGGATTTCAACGTGGACTACACCAAACCGCTCCGGCAGGGGCGCCTCGAAGCCGGCTTCAAGGGGCGCTACCGCTCCATTCCGGTCAATATGCAGTTTTTCCCCGGGGAAAACTCCCCGCTCGACACCGGCGCAGGCGGCTGGGCCAATTACTATGAAAAAATACCCGCCCTCTATGGAAACTATGTTTTTGAAAGCGAAAAAATCGAACTCGAAGGCGGGCTGCGCGTCGAGTATGTGCAGGTGGACTACCAGGTGAACCCCGACCACAACACCTACAAAAGCGACGGCTACCGCTACTTTCAGCCCTTCCCCAACCTGCGGGCCGCGTACAAATTCGACGAGCGCCACAAAATCTCGCTCTTTTTCAACCGACGCGTGGACCGCCCCAACGAGGTGGACATCCGCATTTTCCCCAAATACGACGAGCCGGAACTCATCAAAGTGGGCAACCCGACCTTGCGCCCGCAGTTTACCACGTCCGTCGAACTGGGCTACAAAACCACTTGGGCACGGGGCAGTTTCTACGCGGCGGCTTATCACCGGATGATCGAGGGTACCATCACGCGCATCGCCACGCAGGTGCCGGGCAGCGTGCTGCTGTACAATGTTTTCCAAAATGCCGGGCGCAGTTGGAACACGGGAGGCGAGTTTGTGTGGCAGCAAACCGTGTCCAAGCGCCTGTCGCTGAGTGCCAATGCGAACGTTTACCGCAACACGTTCGGGGCTTTCTCGGTTGTCAACCAATACCCTGTGCCAACCACCTATTCGGCCAAACAGCAACAACTCGTATCGGGCAATTTCAAACTGAACGCCGCCGTCAAACTCCCCGGAAACTGGGAAACGCAGATTTCGAGCGTCTATCTGGCGCCCGACCTGTTGCCGCAAGGGCGCATCGGCAGCCGTTATGCGCTGGATTTGGGCCTGAAAAAAAGCATCCAGCAGGGCAAGGGCGAGTTGGTGCTGAATGCCACCGACCTGCTCAACACCATGCAAATACGCAAGACCATCGAGGGCACCAATTTCAGGCTGGAAAGCACGGACTACCTCGAAACACAGGTCGTTCGGGTGGGGTACAGCCGCAAGTTTTGA
- a CDS encoding PepSY-like domain-containing protein: MKKSLFLSLLALTSCFAAFGQKNPPQSVTNSFSQQFPGVTKVDWSREKNGEWEAEFRAADGRETSANFSPDGTWLETEMEIAVSDLPAAVRDAALKLYPGKKIKEAARVTRASGQTLYEVEIGSKDVLFDAAGKLVR, from the coding sequence ATGAAAAAGAGTCTGTTTTTGAGCCTGCTCGCGCTCACGTCGTGCTTCGCCGCATTCGGCCAAAAGAACCCGCCGCAGTCCGTGACGAACAGTTTTAGTCAACAATTCCCGGGCGTGACCAAGGTGGACTGGTCGCGGGAAAAAAACGGCGAATGGGAGGCCGAGTTCCGGGCGGCAGACGGTCGGGAGACATCGGCCAACTTTTCGCCCGATGGCACCTGGCTCGAAACCGAAATGGAAATCGCCGTGTCGGACCTGCCCGCCGCCGTCCGCGATGCCGCGCTGAAACTGTACCCCGGCAAAAAAATCAAGGAGGCCGCCCGTGTCACAAGGGCTTCGGGCCAGACGCTCTACGAAGTGGAAATCGGCAGCAAGGACGTGCTTTTTGATGCCGCGGGGAAGTTGGTTCGATAA
- a CDS encoding type I restriction-modification system subunit M encodes MAIKKSELYASLWASCDELRGSMDASQYKDYVLVMLFMKYVSDKKDPLVELKPGTTFYDMLQHRGKSDIGDQINKIIGEFAKNNNLSGIITEADFNDDAKLGTGKEKVDRLTNLLNIFNKPELNFSANRADGDDLLGDAYEYLMRHFATESGKSKGQFYTPSEVSRVMAEVIGIKNSKSQSETIYDPTCGSGSLLLKAADLAPHGITIYGQENDNATRALAVMNMWLHNFADAEIVQGNTMASPLFTDETTGELKTFDYAVANPPFSYKAWMNGLDPKNDIYKRFEGYDAIPPKKNGDFAFLLHLIKSLKSKGKACIVLPLGVLFRGNAEAEIRKQIIKKGYIKAIIGLPPNLFYGTGIAASLIVLDKEDADKRTHIFMIDASKGFKKDGNKNRLREQDIHKIVDTFNSQNESDKKYARLVPITEIADPKNDYNLNIPRYIDSQEAEDIQDIEAHLLGGIPKRDIDALENYWKVYPTLKSVLFKPIENRPDYYELIIASDEIKSTIFNHPEFTAFGKQMEQVFEQWKTETIAYTKALDKGLRPKHEIHTISENLLKHYDNKQLTDKYAMYQHLMDYWSPDGNDEAMQDDFYEIAADGWAAGNEVKRKEKKTKKGDKEMVKQVAGIEGLEGRLIPPALIIQEYFAAAQKAIEELEAKAETLNASMEEMRDEHGGEDGLLANALDDKGKISKANLAKAIKELGKRNEDNAEELDMLAAYKKLMDEEADTQTQIKAAKAELEKKVIAQYPKLTIDEIKTIVVEKKWMANMEQRIRTEMDNISHRLTQRIKELADRYETPLPKLQNEVDELTKKVEKHLKKMGYNWQLSELGFVELKDDKITKSEHANPDTNQKKNNPIILTS; translated from the coding sequence ATGGCCATAAAAAAATCCGAACTCTACGCCTCTCTCTGGGCAAGTTGTGACGAACTGAGAGGCAGTATGGACGCCAGCCAATACAAGGATTATGTATTGGTGATGTTGTTTATGAAATACGTTTCCGATAAGAAAGACCCGCTGGTTGAATTAAAACCCGGAACCACTTTTTACGATATGCTCCAACACAGGGGCAAATCGGACATTGGAGACCAAATCAATAAAATCATTGGCGAGTTTGCCAAGAACAACAACCTTTCGGGTATCATTACCGAAGCCGATTTTAACGATGATGCCAAACTGGGAACAGGAAAAGAAAAGGTTGACCGCCTGACCAACCTGCTCAACATCTTTAATAAACCTGAACTCAATTTCTCTGCTAACCGTGCAGACGGAGACGATTTGCTGGGCGATGCCTACGAATACCTGATGCGGCACTTCGCTACCGAAAGCGGAAAGAGCAAAGGACAATTCTATACGCCTTCGGAAGTTTCCCGTGTGATGGCGGAAGTGATTGGCATTAAAAATTCCAAAAGCCAAAGCGAAACCATTTACGACCCTACCTGCGGTTCGGGTTCGTTGCTGCTGAAAGCGGCTGACCTTGCCCCGCACGGCATCACCATTTACGGACAGGAAAACGACAATGCCACCCGTGCATTAGCCGTAATGAATATGTGGCTGCACAACTTTGCCGATGCCGAAATTGTGCAGGGCAACACCATGGCTTCGCCCCTGTTTACCGATGAAACCACAGGCGAACTCAAAACCTTCGACTATGCCGTAGCCAATCCGCCTTTTAGTTACAAGGCGTGGATGAACGGACTTGACCCCAAGAACGACATTTACAAACGCTTTGAGGGTTACGATGCCATTCCGCCAAAGAAGAATGGCGACTTTGCTTTTCTGTTGCACCTGATTAAATCGTTGAAATCAAAAGGCAAGGCGTGTATCGTTTTGCCTTTGGGTGTACTGTTTCGGGGCAATGCAGAAGCCGAAATCCGCAAGCAGATAATTAAAAAGGGCTACATCAAAGCCATTATTGGTTTGCCGCCCAACTTGTTCTACGGAACAGGCATTGCCGCCTCGCTGATTGTGCTGGACAAGGAAGATGCCGATAAGCGGACACACATTTTTATGATTGATGCCAGCAAGGGCTTCAAGAAAGATGGAAACAAAAACCGACTTCGTGAGCAGGACATTCACAAAATAGTGGACACGTTCAATTCGCAAAACGAAAGCGATAAAAAATATGCCCGACTGGTTCCGATTACAGAAATAGCCGACCCAAAGAACGATTACAACCTGAACATTCCCCGCTACATTGACAGCCAGGAAGCGGAAGACATTCAAGACATAGAAGCCCATTTGCTGGGTGGCATACCCAAGCGGGATATTGATGCTTTGGAAAATTACTGGAAAGTGTATCCAACACTGAAATCGGTTTTATTCAAGCCCATTGAAAACCGTCCCGATTATTACGAACTGATTATAGCCAGCGATGAAATCAAAAGCACCATTTTCAACCATCCTGAGTTTACGGCTTTTGGCAAGCAAATGGAGCAGGTATTTGAACAATGGAAAACCGAAACCATTGCCTATACCAAGGCATTGGACAAAGGACTACGACCCAAACACGAAATACACACCATTTCTGAAAACCTGCTGAAACATTACGACAACAAACAACTGACCGACAAATACGCCATGTATCAGCACCTGATGGACTATTGGAGCCCTGACGGTAACGATGAAGCCATGCAGGACGACTTTTACGAAATAGCCGCTGATGGTTGGGCAGCAGGAAACGAAGTGAAACGCAAAGAGAAGAAAACCAAAAAAGGCGATAAGGAAATGGTGAAACAGGTGGCGGGTATTGAAGGATTAGAAGGCAGATTGATACCCCCTGCCTTGATAATACAGGAATATTTTGCCGCAGCACAAAAAGCCATTGAAGAACTCGAAGCCAAAGCGGAAACGCTGAACGCCAGCATGGAAGAAATGCGTGACGAACACGGGGGCGAAGACGGTTTGCTTGCCAATGCCTTAGACGACAAAGGCAAAATAAGCAAAGCCAACCTTGCCAAAGCCATTAAAGAATTGGGCAAACGCAACGAAGACAATGCCGAAGAATTGGATATGCTGGCTGCCTACAAAAAATTGATGGACGAAGAAGCCGACACCCAAACCCAAATAAAAGCCGCCAAAGCCGAATTGGAAAAGAAAGTGATTGCCCAATACCCCAAACTGACCATTGACGAAATAAAAACCATTGTGGTGGAAAAGAAATGGATGGCAAATATGGAGCAACGCATACGCACCGAAATGGACAACATCAGCCACCGCCTGACCCAACGCATAAAAGAACTGGCAGACCGCTACGAAACACCCCTGCCCAAGCTGCAAAACGAAGTAGATGAACTGACTAAAAAGGTGGAAAAGCATTTGAAAAAGATGGGCTACAACTGGCAACTGTCTGAATTAGGATTTGTTGAATTAAAGGATGATAAGATTACAAAATCTGAACATGCAAATCCAGACACCAATCAAAAGAAAAATAATCCTATCATCCTAACATCCTAA
- a CDS encoding glycosyl hydrolase, translating into MRYLLLALTLLLSSTVFSQKNKPAPAPTPKAAIPETLYNALEWRCIGPFRGGRSAAATGVPGKPNLFYFGGTGGGVWRTTDGGRTWECISDGFFGGSIGAIEVAPSDHNVLYAGGGEKTVRGNVSSGSGVWKSTDAGQTWAFMGLPNSRHIPRIRVHPTNPDRVYAAVLGDLFKPSPERGVYRSDDGGRTWQRILFANDDAGAIDLCLDPTNPRILYASTWRIRRTPYSLSSGGAGSGLWKSTDGGDTWTDISRNEGLPQKDTLGIIGVTVSPANPQRVWAIVEAENGGVFRSDDGGKKWAKLNDDRNLRQRAWYYTRIYADTKDADKVYVVNVAYHTSKDGGKTFTGKSAPHGDHHDLWIAPEDPRRMIIADDGGAQITYDGGETWSTYHNQPTAQFYRVTTDNDFPYRIYVAQQDNSTLRIRHRTEGSSIGERDWEPTAGGESGHIAVDPTDSEIVYGGSYHGYLTRVDHRNKTERNINVWPEDNMGHGAEDARYRFQWNFPIFFSPNNPRKLYAASNHLHVTTDEGQSWTTISPDLTTNDRERQKSSGGPITQDNTSVEYYCTIFAACESPYEPGLLWTGSDDGLVHVSRDDGATWANVTPADLPKWCMVNSVEPDPFRKGGLYLAATSYKSGDYRPYLFHTADYGKTWRRITDGIAPEHFTRVLRADPKRRGLLYCGTEQGMYVSFDDGTRWQPFQLNLPITPITDLTLKNDHLIAATQGRSIWMLDDLTVLHQVSDAIAGKDFHLYQPMPAYRMEGRQVRNLKTAGTNHPGGVLVHFYLKNKPGEQDTVTLEILDASGATVRKFSNQSKEDKLADLKAGGNRFVWDLRYPDAKKFDGLILWSTRLSGPRAVPGDYRVRLTVQGQSAEEPFALLPDPRAKARPEDFAAQFAFVKSCSDKLSEMHTAIGHIRDLRAQLKGLAGRLPDEERLKPLREQIKTLEKDMTAIEEALYQTKNKSSQDPLNFPVRLNDKLGNVMESAAGGDFPPTTQAVEVRDMLFGLINAELDKWKTLREQDLPALNRLVRELGVDVVRVTDDR; encoded by the coding sequence ATGCGCTACCTCCTGCTCGCTCTTACGCTCTTACTCTCCTCCACCGTCTTTTCCCAAAAAAACAAACCCGCGCCCGCGCCTACGCCGAAAGCGGCCATACCCGAAACCCTCTACAACGCCCTCGAATGGCGCTGCATCGGCCCGTTCCGGGGCGGGCGCTCGGCGGCGGCCACCGGCGTGCCCGGCAAGCCCAACCTGTTCTACTTCGGCGGCACCGGCGGCGGCGTGTGGCGCACCACCGACGGGGGCCGCACCTGGGAGTGCATCTCCGACGGCTTTTTCGGCGGCTCCATTGGTGCCATCGAGGTGGCCCCCTCCGACCATAACGTGCTGTACGCCGGCGGCGGCGAAAAAACCGTGCGCGGCAACGTCAGTTCCGGCTCCGGCGTGTGGAAAAGCACCGACGCGGGCCAAACCTGGGCCTTCATGGGCCTGCCCAACAGCCGCCACATCCCCCGCATCCGCGTACACCCCACCAACCCCGACCGCGTGTACGCCGCCGTGCTCGGCGACCTGTTCAAACCCTCGCCCGAACGCGGGGTCTATCGCTCCGACGACGGCGGACGCACCTGGCAGCGCATCCTCTTCGCCAACGACGACGCGGGCGCCATTGACCTCTGCCTCGACCCCACCAACCCCCGCATCCTCTACGCCAGCACTTGGCGCATCCGCCGCACCCCGTACAGCCTCAGCAGCGGCGGCGCCGGCTCCGGCCTCTGGAAAAGCACCGACGGCGGCGACACCTGGACGGACATCTCCCGCAACGAAGGCCTGCCGCAAAAAGACACCCTCGGCATCATCGGCGTCACCGTGTCGCCCGCCAACCCGCAGCGCGTGTGGGCCATCGTCGAGGCCGAAAACGGCGGCGTGTTCCGCTCCGACGACGGCGGGAAAAAATGGGCCAAACTCAACGACGACCGCAACCTCCGCCAACGCGCCTGGTACTACACCCGCATCTACGCCGACACCAAGGATGCCGACAAGGTCTATGTCGTGAACGTGGCCTACCACACCTCCAAAGACGGCGGCAAAACCTTCACCGGCAAATCAGCCCCGCACGGCGACCACCACGACCTCTGGATCGCCCCCGAAGACCCCCGCCGCATGATCATCGCCGACGACGGCGGCGCCCAGATCACCTACGACGGTGGCGAAACCTGGAGCACCTACCACAACCAGCCCACCGCGCAGTTTTACCGCGTCACCACCGACAACGACTTCCCCTACCGCATCTACGTCGCCCAACAGGACAACAGTACCCTCCGCATCCGCCACCGCACCGAGGGCAGCAGCATCGGCGAACGCGACTGGGAACCCACCGCCGGCGGCGAATCGGGCCACATCGCCGTGGACCCCACCGACAGTGAAATCGTCTATGGCGGCTCCTACCACGGCTACCTCACCCGCGTGGACCACCGCAACAAAACCGAGCGCAACATCAACGTGTGGCCCGAAGACAACATGGGCCACGGGGCCGAAGATGCCCGCTACCGATTCCAGTGGAACTTCCCCATCTTCTTCTCGCCCAACAACCCCCGCAAACTCTACGCCGCCTCCAACCACCTGCACGTCACCACCGACGAGGGCCAGTCCTGGACAACCATCAGCCCCGACCTCACCACCAACGACCGCGAGCGCCAAAAATCGTCCGGCGGCCCCATCACGCAGGACAACACCAGCGTGGAATACTACTGCACCATCTTCGCCGCCTGCGAGTCGCCCTACGAACCCGGCCTGCTCTGGACCGGCAGCGACGACGGCCTCGTGCACGTCAGCCGCGACGACGGCGCCACCTGGGCCAACGTCACGCCCGCCGACCTGCCCAAGTGGTGCATGGTCAACAGTGTCGAACCCGACCCCTTCCGCAAGGGCGGGCTGTACCTCGCCGCCACCTCGTACAAGTCCGGCGACTACCGCCCCTACCTGTTCCACACCGCCGACTACGGGAAAACGTGGCGCCGCATCACCGACGGCATCGCGCCGGAGCACTTCACCCGCGTGCTGCGCGCCGACCCCAAGCGCCGCGGCCTGCTGTACTGCGGCACCGAGCAGGGCATGTACGTCAGTTTCGACGACGGCACCCGCTGGCAGCCCTTCCAACTCAACCTGCCCATCACACCCATCACCGACCTGACTCTCAAAAACGACCACCTCATCGCCGCCACGCAGGGCCGCAGCATCTGGATGCTCGACGACCTCACGGTGCTGCACCAGGTGTCGGACGCCATCGCCGGCAAGGATTTCCACCTGTACCAGCCCATGCCGGCCTACCGCATGGAGGGCCGGCAGGTGCGCAACTTGAAAACCGCCGGCACCAACCACCCCGGCGGCGTGCTGGTGCATTTTTATTTGAAAAACAAACCCGGCGAACAAGACACCGTGACGCTGGAAATCCTCGACGCGAGCGGCGCGACCGTGCGGAAATTTTCCAACCAAAGCAAGGAGGACAAACTGGCCGACCTAAAGGCCGGCGGCAACCGCTTCGTGTGGGACCTGCGTTACCCTGATGCCAAAAAATTCGACGGCCTCATCCTCTGGTCCACCCGCCTGAGCGGTCCGCGAGCCGTGCCGGGCGACTACCGCGTGCGGCTCACCGTACAGGGCCAAAGCGCCGAAGAACCCTTCGCGCTCCTGCCCGACCCGCGCGCGAAGGCCCGACCGGAGGACTTCGCCGCGCAGTTTGCCTTCGTGAAATCCTGCTCCGACAAACTCTCGGAGATGCACACCGCCATCGGCCACATCCGCGACCTGCGCGCCCAGCTGAAGGGCCTCGCCGGCCGCCTGCCCGACGAGGAGCGCCTGAAGCCCCTGCGCGAGCAGATCAAAACCCTCGAAAAAGACATGACCGCCATCGAGGAGGCACTGTATCAGACGAAGAACAAATCGAGCCAAGACCCGCTGAACTTCCCCGTGCGGCTCAACGACAAACTCGGCAACGTCATGGAAAGCGCCGCCGGGGGCGACTTCCCGCCCACCACACAGGCCGTGGAGGTACGCGACATGCTCTTCGGCCTCATCAACGCCGAACTGGACAAGTGGAAAACCCTCCGCGAGCAGGACTTGCCCGCGCTGAACCGGTTGGTGCGGGAGCTGGGGGTGGATGTGGTGCGGGTGACAGACGACAGATGA
- a CDS encoding GxxExxY protein, with protein sequence MKHEEITHKIIGCAMKVHTTLGNGFQEVIYQRALAIEMAKQGLTFQREMEMTIFYEGEDIGTRRVDFFVEECIMVELKALIKLEDVHLAQAMNYCQAYNLPIGLLINFGGKSLEFKRVYNVNHPENKEYKKQILQSSNLKNPNSDK encoded by the coding sequence ATGAAACACGAAGAAATAACACATAAAATCATCGGTTGTGCTATGAAAGTTCATACCACGCTGGGCAATGGCTTTCAGGAAGTAATTTATCAACGGGCTTTGGCTATTGAAATGGCAAAGCAGGGTTTGACATTTCAGCGAGAAATGGAAATGACCATTTTTTACGAAGGCGAAGACATTGGCACCCGCAGGGTAGATTTTTTTGTGGAGGAGTGCATAATGGTAGAGCTGAAAGCATTGATAAAATTAGAAGATGTCCATTTGGCACAAGCCATGAACTATTGTCAGGCATATAATTTACCAATTGGGTTGCTTATCAATTTTGGCGGAAAAAGTTTGGAGTTCAAAAGAGTTTACAATGTAAATCATCCCGAAAACAAGGAATACAAAAAGCAAATCCTACAATCGTCTAATCTTAAAAATCCTAATTCTGACAAATGA